From Streptomyces sp. HUAS MG91, the proteins below share one genomic window:
- a CDS encoding acyl-ACP desaturase, whose amino-acid sequence MTVISPRLGSSTTWTDARLLYALEEVVEKELNRHLKVAKDWMPHEYVPWSDARNFPGLFEDGEAWRKDQSKVTEVGRTALIVNLLTEDNLPSYHHEIATLFGRNGAWGTWVHRWTAEEGRHGIVMRDYLLASRAVDPDQLEAFRMSHMSEGYESDNNHSMLHSIAYVAFQELATRISHRNTGHQSGDPVCDRMLARIATDENLHMVFYRNLLKSAFELAPDLTMQAVRDVVVNFRMPGHGIPGFERAAAQMAIGEVYNLRIHHDDVIQPVLRFLKIMEIGGLGPEGLKAQEELGLFMNGLDSEASKFDEKLAARKARMAARAAAV is encoded by the coding sequence GTGACCGTCATCTCTCCCCGCCTCGGCTCGTCGACCACATGGACCGACGCCCGCCTTCTGTACGCGCTGGAGGAAGTGGTCGAGAAGGAGCTGAACCGCCATCTGAAGGTCGCCAAGGACTGGATGCCGCACGAGTACGTGCCCTGGTCCGACGCCCGGAACTTCCCCGGCCTCTTCGAGGACGGCGAGGCCTGGCGGAAGGACCAGTCGAAGGTGACCGAGGTCGGCCGCACCGCGCTGATCGTCAATCTGCTGACCGAGGACAACCTCCCCAGCTACCACCACGAGATCGCGACCCTCTTCGGCCGCAACGGCGCGTGGGGCACCTGGGTGCACCGCTGGACCGCCGAGGAGGGCCGGCACGGCATCGTGATGCGCGACTACCTGCTCGCGTCGCGCGCCGTCGACCCGGACCAGCTGGAAGCCTTCCGCATGTCGCACATGAGCGAGGGCTACGAGTCGGACAACAACCACTCGATGCTGCACTCGATCGCGTACGTCGCGTTCCAGGAGCTGGCGACCCGCATCTCGCACCGCAACACCGGCCACCAGTCCGGCGACCCGGTATGCGACCGCATGCTGGCGCGCATCGCCACCGACGAGAACCTGCACATGGTGTTCTACCGGAACCTGCTGAAGTCCGCGTTCGAGCTGGCGCCCGACCTGACGATGCAGGCCGTGCGCGACGTGGTCGTCAACTTCCGGATGCCCGGACACGGGATCCCCGGCTTCGAGCGGGCGGCCGCCCAGATGGCGATCGGCGAGGTCTACAACCTGCGGATCCACCACGACGACGTGATCCAGCCCGTGCTGCGCTTCCTGAAGATCATGGAGATCGGCGGCCTCGGCCCGGAGGGCCTCAAGGCTCAGGAGGAGCTCGGCCTGTTCATGAACGGCCTGGACTCCGAGGCGTCCAAGTTCGACGAGAAGCTGGCCGCCCGCAAGGCCCGCATGGCAGCCCGGGCCGCCGCCGTCTAG
- the ddaH gene encoding dimethylargininase, with protein MPSKKALVRRPGPRLAEGLVTHVARTPVDPGKAREQWQEYVSVLEGHGWETVLVEPADDCPDAVFVEDTVVVFRNVALIARSGAGSRRAETSGVEQTVARLGCSVNWVWEPGTLDGGDVLKVGDTVYVGRGGRTNAAGVQQLRAAFEPLGARVVAVPVSKVPHLKSAVTALPDGTVIGHEPLVDHASLFPRFLPVPEESGAHVVLLGGNRLLMAASAPRSAELLADLGHEPVLVDISEFEKLEGCVTCLSVRLRDLYA; from the coding sequence GTGCCCAGCAAGAAGGCCCTCGTCCGCCGGCCAGGCCCGCGACTGGCGGAGGGGCTCGTCACCCATGTCGCGCGCACTCCCGTCGACCCGGGGAAGGCGCGCGAGCAGTGGCAGGAGTACGTGTCGGTGCTGGAGGGGCACGGCTGGGAGACGGTCCTGGTCGAGCCGGCCGACGACTGCCCGGACGCGGTGTTCGTGGAGGACACGGTGGTCGTCTTCCGCAACGTCGCGCTGATCGCGCGCTCCGGGGCCGGGTCGCGCCGCGCGGAGACGTCGGGGGTCGAGCAGACCGTGGCGCGCCTGGGCTGCTCGGTCAACTGGGTGTGGGAACCGGGCACCCTCGACGGCGGCGACGTACTGAAGGTGGGCGACACCGTCTACGTGGGCCGTGGCGGACGCACGAACGCCGCGGGGGTACAGCAACTGCGCGCCGCCTTCGAACCGCTCGGGGCGCGTGTGGTGGCGGTCCCCGTCAGCAAGGTGCCGCACCTGAAGTCGGCGGTCACCGCGTTGCCCGACGGCACGGTGATCGGCCACGAGCCGCTGGTGGATCACGCCTCGCTCTTCCCGCGCTTCCTGCCCGTGCCGGAGGAATCGGGCGCCCATGTCGTGCTGCTGGGCGGAAACCGCCTGCTCATGGCGGCGAGCGCGCCCAGGTCGGCGGAGCTGCTCGCGGACCTGGGCCATGAGCCCGTTCTGGTGGACATTTCGGAGTTCGAGAAGCTCGAAGGCTGTGTGACGTGCCTCTCAGTGCGGCTTCGCGACCTCTACGCGTAA
- a CDS encoding ABC-F family ATP-binding cassette domain-containing protein encodes MSHPQSHPGSPTTSVAVTGLDYAWPDGTGVFDGLQVAFGPGRTGLIGTNGSGKSTLLKLIAGELRPADGTVRVAGEVGHLPQNVTLDTALRVDEVLGIAAARAALHAIESGDVSDEHFAAVGDDWDVEERTLATLAQLGLDHIDLDRTAGEVSGGESVLLRLAALLLRRPDVLLLDEPTNNLDLYARQRLYAAVESWSGVLIVVSHDRELLDRVDQIADLRGGEVTRYGGNFSAYEQALAVEQEAAERLVRVAESDLKKQKRELTDAHVKLARRRRYAQKMYDTKREPRAVMKLRSRSAQVSAGKHRIMHEEKLAEAKERLDEAVEAVRDDDEIRIDLPFTAVPPGRSVLTLRSPVLAHGARVRGEFELRGPERVALVGRNGAGKTTLLRTIAGELAPVGGEVIAHVPLRFLPQRLDVLDDGATVAENVARFAPDATVNRVRARLARFLFKGARADQPAAMLSGGERFRATLAALMLAEPAPQLLMLDEPTNNLDMASVRQLTSALESYEGALIVASHDLPFLESIGVTRWLELGGGAG; translated from the coding sequence ATGTCACATCCCCAGAGCCACCCCGGCTCCCCCACGACGTCCGTCGCCGTCACCGGCCTCGACTACGCCTGGCCGGACGGCACCGGCGTCTTCGACGGTCTCCAGGTCGCCTTCGGCCCGGGCCGCACCGGCCTGATCGGGACCAACGGGTCGGGAAAATCGACCCTGTTGAAGCTGATCGCCGGTGAGCTGCGTCCGGCCGACGGCACCGTGCGGGTGGCCGGCGAGGTCGGCCATCTGCCGCAGAACGTCACGCTCGACACCGCGCTGCGCGTCGACGAGGTCCTCGGCATCGCGGCCGCCCGCGCCGCGCTGCACGCCATCGAGTCGGGCGACGTGTCCGATGAGCACTTCGCCGCGGTCGGCGACGACTGGGACGTCGAGGAGCGGACCCTGGCCACGCTCGCCCAACTGGGCCTGGACCACATCGATCTGGACCGCACGGCCGGGGAGGTGTCGGGCGGCGAATCGGTGCTGCTGCGCCTCGCGGCCCTGCTGCTGCGCCGCCCCGACGTCCTGCTGCTCGACGAGCCGACCAACAATCTGGACCTGTACGCGCGACAACGGCTGTACGCGGCCGTGGAGAGCTGGTCGGGGGTGCTGATCGTGGTCAGCCACGACCGTGAACTCCTCGACCGGGTCGACCAGATCGCCGATCTGCGCGGCGGCGAGGTCACCCGGTACGGCGGCAACTTCTCCGCGTACGAGCAGGCACTCGCCGTCGAGCAGGAGGCGGCGGAGCGGCTGGTCCGGGTCGCCGAGTCCGACCTGAAGAAGCAGAAGCGCGAACTGACCGACGCCCACGTGAAGTTGGCCCGGCGCAGGCGCTACGCCCAGAAGATGTACGACACCAAGCGGGAGCCGCGGGCGGTGATGAAGCTGCGCAGCCGGTCGGCCCAGGTCTCCGCCGGCAAGCACCGCATCATGCACGAGGAGAAGCTGGCGGAGGCGAAGGAACGGCTGGACGAGGCCGTGGAGGCGGTGCGCGACGACGACGAGATCCGGATCGACCTGCCGTTCACGGCGGTGCCGCCGGGACGCTCCGTGCTCACCCTGCGCTCGCCGGTCCTGGCCCACGGGGCGCGGGTGCGCGGCGAGTTCGAGCTGCGCGGTCCGGAGCGGGTGGCTCTCGTGGGCCGTAACGGTGCGGGCAAGACGACGTTGCTGCGGACGATCGCCGGAGAGCTGGCGCCGGTCGGGGGTGAGGTGATCGCGCATGTGCCGCTGCGGTTCCTGCCGCAGCGTCTCGACGTGCTGGACGACGGGGCGACCGTCGCCGAGAACGTGGCGCGGTTCGCGCCGGATGCGACCGTCAACCGGGTCCGGGCCCGGCTGGCCCGCTTCCTGTTCAAGGGGGCGAGGGCCGACCAGCCGGCGGCGATGCTGTCGGGCGGCGAACGCTTCCGCGCGACCCTGGCCGCGCTGATGCTCGCCGAGCCTGCGCCGCAGCTGCTGATGCTCGACGAGCCGACGAACAATCTGGACATGGCGAGCGTGCGGCAGCTGACCTCGGCGCTGGAGTCGTACGAAGGGGCGCTGATCGTGGCCAGCCACGACCTGCCGTTCCTGGAGTCGATCGGGGTGACCCGGTGGCTGGAGCTGGGCGGTGGGGCCGGGTGA
- a CDS encoding GPP34 family phosphoprotein: MPKGSPALPARLLLLAYDTGKDRVSGAPDLALAVRAGALAELAARGLVHEIDGVVTPVPDARADDPVLDQLLELITESRPRSWRRTITHKARVTRDTVRRRLVADGYLAAERHRVLGLFPGTRYTLRRAGYVEALRMQARTALTGPAAPEAVHPDQAALLVLAAAGHFRGLLSARERRRHADRLTALAAHAGPAVPEIRRALEAAVKSAEAARAADGGGG, encoded by the coding sequence GTGCCCAAAGGCTCTCCCGCACTCCCCGCCCGCCTTCTCCTCCTGGCGTACGACACCGGCAAGGACCGGGTGTCCGGCGCCCCCGACCTGGCCCTCGCCGTCCGCGCCGGAGCCCTCGCCGAACTCGCCGCCCGCGGCCTCGTCCACGAGATCGACGGGGTCGTCACCCCGGTGCCCGACGCCCGCGCCGACGACCCCGTCCTCGACCAGCTCCTCGAACTGATCACCGAGTCGAGACCGCGCTCCTGGCGCCGCACGATCACGCACAAGGCCCGCGTCACCCGCGACACGGTCCGCCGCCGACTGGTGGCGGACGGCTATCTGGCGGCCGAACGGCACCGCGTCCTCGGCCTGTTCCCCGGCACCCGGTACACGCTGCGCCGCGCCGGGTACGTGGAGGCACTGCGCATGCAGGCCAGGACCGCCCTGACCGGCCCCGCCGCGCCCGAAGCCGTCCACCCCGACCAGGCGGCCCTGCTCGTGCTCGCCGCCGCGGGCCACTTCCGGGGCCTGCTCTCCGCCCGCGAGCGCCGCCGCCACGCCGACCGGCTCACCGCCCTCGCCGCACACGCGGGCCCCGCCGTGCCGGAGATCCGCCGCGCCCTGGAAGCGGCGGTGAAGTCCGCCGAGGCCGCCCGGGCGGCGGACGGGGGCGGCGGCTGA
- a CDS encoding DUF58 domain-containing protein has translation MTAPRIPDGGRPSAAVLRALEGRTAPGQAPPPPPPGPRPGERTLRLLTVAAVALAAALLTGRAWSAALAAGPLVLLALSLPRAYPRRVEATADVTPRRCFEGDTVTLRIDVAHDGGEVRLDPGVTLGPGVRLDEVSVGPSSLTLRLTALEWGRWSLGPVDLDVYDAGGTARRSVRVAAAEVAVFPYAGQSRFTPVPVRLPQRLGEHTAAQYGEGVELLGVRQWEPGERQRRIHWPSTTRRGTVQLHRFAAERAADTVMLIDAFGDVVDPATGLSSLDETVRAAAGLARAYLRTHDRVGVVSVGGATRWLEPRSGNQGDAAFYRIVESVLDVRKDRGLDSPGLHRVPAPALPEGALVYVFTPLSDARILKVLRDLQARARRPVVVEIPSGDPEVEPGDVAAELGLRLWHADRAAMRFALRDSGVPVLRHTAGQPLDLALAPLLSGRVGGRPR, from the coding sequence ATGACCGCTCCCCGGATACCGGACGGCGGCCGACCGAGCGCCGCGGTGCTGCGCGCACTGGAGGGCCGGACCGCCCCGGGACAGGCGCCGCCGCCCCCGCCGCCGGGGCCGCGCCCCGGCGAGCGGACGCTGCGGCTGCTGACGGTGGCCGCGGTGGCGCTCGCCGCGGCGCTGCTCACCGGCCGGGCGTGGTCGGCGGCGCTCGCCGCAGGCCCGCTGGTGCTGCTCGCTCTGTCGCTGCCGCGCGCGTACCCGCGGCGCGTCGAGGCGACGGCGGACGTCACGCCCCGGCGCTGCTTCGAGGGCGACACGGTCACCCTGCGCATCGACGTCGCCCACGACGGCGGCGAGGTCCGGCTCGACCCGGGCGTCACGCTCGGCCCCGGCGTCCGGCTCGACGAGGTGTCCGTCGGCCCGTCCTCGCTCACGCTGCGGCTCACGGCGCTGGAGTGGGGCCGCTGGTCGCTGGGCCCGGTCGATCTCGACGTGTACGACGCCGGGGGCACCGCCCGCCGCAGTGTGCGGGTGGCGGCGGCCGAGGTGGCGGTGTTCCCGTACGCCGGACAGTCGCGGTTCACGCCCGTCCCGGTACGGCTGCCGCAGCGGCTGGGCGAGCACACGGCCGCGCAGTACGGCGAGGGCGTCGAACTGCTCGGCGTACGGCAGTGGGAGCCCGGCGAGCGGCAGCGGCGCATCCACTGGCCGTCGACGACACGGCGCGGCACGGTGCAGCTGCACCGGTTCGCCGCCGAGCGGGCCGCGGACACGGTGATGCTGATCGACGCGTTCGGCGACGTGGTGGACCCGGCGACGGGCCTCTCCTCGCTGGACGAGACGGTGCGCGCCGCGGCCGGCCTCGCCCGCGCCTATCTGCGCACCCACGACCGGGTCGGTGTCGTCTCCGTCGGCGGTGCGACGCGCTGGCTCGAGCCGCGGTCCGGGAACCAGGGCGACGCCGCGTTCTACCGCATCGTCGAGAGCGTCCTCGACGTCCGCAAGGACCGCGGCCTCGACTCCCCCGGGCTGCACCGGGTGCCGGCGCCCGCGCTGCCCGAGGGAGCGCTCGTGTACGTCTTCACGCCGCTGAGCGACGCCCGGATCCTCAAGGTGCTGCGCGATCTCCAGGCGCGGGCCAGGCGGCCGGTCGTCGTGGAGATCCCGAGCGGCGACCCCGAGGTCGAACCGGGCGACGTGGCCGCCGAGTTGGGGCTGCGGCTGTGGCACGCGGACCGGGCCGCGATGCGGTTCGCGCTGCGCGACAGCGGGGTGCCCGTGCTGCGGCACACGGCGGGCCAGCCGCTGGACCTGGCGCTCGCGCCGCTGCTGTCCGGCCGGGTGGGAGGCCGACCGCGATGA
- a CDS encoding MoxR family ATPase has translation MSPREAGERAGAVLREVGRAVVGKSDALELVMLGVLARGHVLIEDLPGLGKTLLARSFATALGLDFRRIQFTPDLLPSDVTGASLYDQRGGAMVFHPGPVFTHLLLADEINRTPPKTQAALLEAMAESQVTVDGATRALPDPFLVIATANPVEYEGTYSLPEAQLDRFQLRVRMGYLSSGEELTMLRARVDRAAPEAVVDTLASPAEVVAWRDAVERVEIDDDLLGYAVALVNATRGHPQISIGASPRGGLALVQLARARAVLEGRDFVVPEDLKLLAVPALAHRVSLRPELWVREVSTDAVVREIAGTVPTPATRRTEPVRS, from the coding sequence ATGAGTCCCCGGGAGGCCGGCGAGCGGGCCGGTGCCGTGCTGCGCGAGGTCGGGCGTGCCGTCGTGGGCAAGTCCGACGCCCTCGAACTGGTCATGCTCGGTGTCCTCGCCCGCGGCCACGTCCTGATCGAGGATCTGCCGGGGCTCGGCAAGACCCTGCTGGCGCGGTCGTTCGCGACGGCGCTCGGCCTGGACTTCCGCCGCATCCAGTTCACGCCCGACCTGCTGCCGTCCGACGTGACGGGCGCGTCCCTGTACGACCAGCGCGGCGGCGCGATGGTCTTCCACCCGGGGCCCGTCTTCACGCATCTGCTGCTCGCCGACGAGATCAACCGGACACCACCGAAGACCCAGGCGGCCCTCTTGGAGGCGATGGCCGAGTCGCAGGTGACGGTGGACGGGGCGACGCGTGCGCTGCCCGATCCGTTCCTGGTGATCGCGACCGCCAACCCGGTGGAGTACGAGGGCACGTACTCCCTGCCGGAGGCACAGCTGGACCGCTTCCAACTCCGCGTGCGCATGGGCTACTTGTCGTCGGGCGAGGAGCTGACGATGCTGCGCGCCCGCGTCGACCGGGCCGCGCCCGAGGCGGTCGTCGACACCCTCGCGAGCCCGGCGGAGGTGGTGGCCTGGCGGGACGCCGTGGAGCGGGTCGAGATCGACGACGACCTCCTCGGTTACGCGGTCGCGCTGGTGAACGCCACCCGCGGCCATCCGCAGATCAGCATCGGCGCCTCACCGCGCGGCGGGCTCGCCCTGGTGCAGCTGGCCCGCGCCCGCGCGGTCCTCGAAGGGCGCGACTTCGTGGTCCCGGAGGACCTGAAGCTCCTCGCCGTGCCCGCGCTCGCCCACCGGGTGTCGCTGCGGCCGGAGTTGTGGGTGCGCGAGGTGTCCACCGACGCGGTCGTGCGCGAGATCGCCGGCACGGTGCCGACCCCGGCGACGCGCCGCACGGAGCCGGTCCGCTCATGA
- a CDS encoding DUF4129 domain-containing protein, producing the protein MRVGRDVRRAGPGPVVAVAVVAVLAAAALLLRPAASLLSPGAGPLGGSSFLVVGLALVWTAVWLVVVRRLRPRIRGDRGALPPHEDRLRQIALPLLLVGPVALGVLALVLHRFPPSASDAPDAGPTALPSPSLPTASPPVAGSGDGSGLSLSLVAAGLAAALLAAVVVVLVIRLRRHGLSLPGPPARPVAAEDTERELLLSVVGEGRRALADGTDARAAVIACYAAMEEALAASGVPRHAADSPADLLTRASRAGLAAGPAAPRLTALFREARYSSHPMGDSRRVAAAEALEEIAGLLRERHGRESAR; encoded by the coding sequence GTGCGCGTAGGCCGAGACGTTCGCCGGGCGGGTCCCGGCCCGGTGGTCGCCGTGGCCGTCGTCGCCGTACTGGCCGCCGCCGCTCTGCTGCTGCGCCCGGCCGCGTCGCTCCTGAGCCCGGGTGCGGGCCCGCTCGGCGGCTCCTCCTTCCTCGTGGTCGGTCTCGCCCTTGTCTGGACGGCGGTCTGGCTGGTCGTGGTCCGGCGGCTGCGCCCCCGGATCCGCGGCGACCGCGGCGCGCTTCCGCCGCACGAGGACCGGCTGCGCCAGATCGCCCTGCCGCTGCTGCTCGTGGGGCCGGTCGCGCTCGGGGTGCTCGCCCTGGTCCTGCACCGGTTTCCCCCGAGCGCCTCGGACGCTCCGGACGCCGGGCCGACGGCGCTGCCGAGCCCGTCCCTGCCCACCGCGTCGCCGCCCGTCGCGGGCTCGGGCGACGGATCCGGCCTGTCGCTGTCGCTCGTCGCCGCGGGGCTCGCCGCGGCGCTGCTGGCGGCCGTCGTCGTGGTCCTGGTGATCCGGCTGCGTCGGCACGGTCTGTCGCTGCCGGGGCCGCCCGCGCGGCCCGTCGCCGCCGAGGACACCGAGCGGGAGCTGCTGCTGTCCGTGGTCGGCGAGGGCCGCCGCGCGCTGGCCGACGGCACCGACGCGCGGGCCGCCGTCATCGCCTGCTACGCCGCGATGGAGGAGGCCCTCGCCGCGTCCGGGGTACCGCGGCACGCCGCCGACAGCCCGGCCGATCTGCTCACCCGGGCGTCCCGCGCGGGCCTGGCGGCGGGCCCGGCCGCGCCCCGGCTGACCGCGCTGTTCCGGGAGGCGCGCTACTCCTCGCACCCCATGGGCGACTCCCGGCGGGTGGCCGCCGCCGAGGCGCTGGAGGAGATAGCCGGTCTGCTTCGGGAGCGGCACGGGCGGGAGAGCGCCCGATGA
- a CDS encoding SsgA family sporulation/cell division regulator: MSTVIEQAVEARLVAAAPRMASIPATLRYDTHDPFAVRMSFPAAATLEGVDVCWTFARELLTGGLTESVGAGDVRVRPYGYDRTVLEFHAVEGTAVVHVRSDDVRQFLTGTTRLVPTGDEGRHVDVDGYLAELLRDAC, from the coding sequence TTGTCCACCGTCATCGAGCAAGCCGTAGAGGCCCGTCTCGTCGCTGCCGCGCCGCGCATGGCGAGCATCCCCGCGACCCTTCGGTACGACACGCACGACCCGTTCGCCGTCCGCATGTCGTTCCCCGCCGCCGCCACCCTGGAGGGCGTCGACGTGTGCTGGACGTTCGCCCGCGAGTTGCTGACCGGTGGCCTGACCGAGTCGGTCGGCGCCGGGGACGTGCGGGTGCGGCCGTACGGTTACGACCGTACGGTCCTGGAGTTCCACGCCGTGGAGGGCACCGCGGTCGTGCATGTCCGCTCGGACGACGTGCGGCAGTTCCTGACGGGCACGACGCGACTGGTGCCGACCGGCGACGAGGGCCGGCACGTCGACGTGGACGGATATCTCGCGGAGCTGTTGCGGGACGCGTGCTGA
- a CDS encoding oxidoreductase, whose amino-acid sequence MGLVVTALLGALAWGTGPAGATVPPAADRSDGRFAGGPAWHPTDTGRTDVRFRGLAAVDRSAAWLAGTSGIVLRTSDGGRHWHDVSPPAAAGLELRDIEAFDARRAVVLAIGEGDASRILRTDDGGATWTESFRNTDPKAFYDCVAFFDPRHGLAMSDPVDGRFRILSTRDGGRSWSVLPSAGMPPAQSGEAGFAASGQCLVTSGPKDVWLATGGGASARVLHSADRGRTWTASATTVPAGDPARGVFGLAFRDRTHGIAVGGDYRADQPSPRAAAVTGDAGRTWAPAAAGPPAYRSGVAWLPHSRSAALAVGPTGTDLTTDGGRTWRTVDTGSYDTVNCTPDGTCWASGEKGRAARLAR is encoded by the coding sequence GTGGGCCTGGTGGTGACGGCGCTGCTCGGCGCCCTCGCCTGGGGAACGGGACCGGCGGGCGCCACCGTGCCCCCGGCCGCCGATCGGTCCGACGGCCGGTTCGCCGGTGGGCCGGCCTGGCACCCTACGGACACCGGCCGCACGGACGTACGGTTCCGTGGCCTGGCCGCGGTCGACCGGTCGGCCGCCTGGCTGGCCGGGACCAGCGGCATCGTGCTGCGCACCTCCGACGGGGGCAGGCACTGGCATGACGTGTCGCCGCCGGCGGCGGCCGGTCTGGAGCTGCGCGACATCGAGGCGTTCGACGCGCGCCGCGCGGTCGTCCTGGCGATCGGCGAGGGCGACGCCTCCCGGATCCTCCGCACGGACGACGGCGGCGCGACCTGGACGGAGTCGTTCCGCAACACCGATCCGAAGGCGTTCTACGACTGCGTGGCGTTCTTCGACCCCCGGCACGGGCTCGCGATGAGCGATCCGGTCGACGGCCGGTTCCGCATCCTGTCGACGCGCGACGGTGGCCGGTCCTGGTCGGTGCTGCCGAGCGCCGGGATGCCGCCCGCGCAGTCCGGCGAGGCGGGCTTCGCCGCGTCCGGGCAGTGCCTGGTGACCTCGGGCCCGAAGGACGTCTGGCTGGCGACCGGCGGCGGCGCGAGCGCCCGCGTGCTGCACTCCGCCGACCGCGGCCGCACCTGGACGGCGAGCGCCACGACGGTCCCGGCGGGCGATCCGGCCCGCGGCGTCTTCGGCCTCGCCTTCCGCGACCGGACGCACGGCATCGCCGTCGGCGGCGACTACCGCGCCGACCAGCCCTCGCCGCGCGCCGCCGCGGTCACCGGCGACGCGGGACGCACCTGGGCCCCGGCCGCCGCCGGGCCGCCCGCCTACCGCTCCGGTGTCGCCTGGCTCCCGCACAGCCGCAGTGCCGCCCTCGCGGTCGGCCCGACGGGCACCGACCTCACCACGGACGGCGGCCGCACCTGGCGCACGGTCGACACCGGCTCGTACGACACCGTCAACTGCACGCCGGACGGGACCTGTTGGGCCTCGGGCGAGAAGGGGCGTGCGGCGCGCCTGGCCCGCTGA